The Candidatus Poribacteria bacterium DNA window GCACTTGCCTTTATCTACTTCGCGGACAATGCGGTTGACTTTGCGGTCATTGAAGTGGGGCTTGGTGGACGGCTAGATGCAACAAACGTGGTGGATCCGCTTGTCAGTGTTATCACGCCGATTAGTTTGGAGCACACAGCAATACTCGGAGATACGCACGAAGCAATAGCGAAAGAAAAAGCGGAGATTATAAAACTGAACCGTCCCGTCGTATTAGCGCCACAAGTCCCTGAAGCGCAAGCGGTATTTGAAACCGTCGCTGCAGATCGGGACGCATCAATGGATGAGGTTGGACGCGATATTCACCTGAAGCGCAAGGACTGGAACATCAATGGACAGACGTTTGATCTGACAACACAGTCGGTATGCTATCCGGACCTTTTTTTACCGTTGCTCGGTGAACATCAGGCAATTAATGCAGCAACTGCAATTGCTTGTATTGAGTGCATGCGTCAGGAGGGATACAAGGTTCCTCAAACTAGCATCTATGGCGGCCTGAAAGAGGTCTATTGGGCGGGGCGGATGCAAGTTGTGGGACAGTCACCAGTCATTTTGCTGGATGGCGCACATTCTCCAACTTCAGCGGAGGCGTTGTGCACAGCTATCCGTGAGGTTTTCTGCTACCGGCGTTTGATCCTTGTTGTAGGCTTGATGCGAGACAAAGACCTGCAAGCCATTGGTCAGATTTTGTGTCCATTTGCAGATGAAATTATTACAACGCAAGCGTTTGATAATTCGCGTGTCACGCCTGCCGAAGAGATTACCCGGGCATGGTCAGAAATAGGAGCAAATTTCCATGTCTGTCCGAATGTTCGTGAGGCGATACCGTTGGCGCAATCAATCGCCACGGCCTCAGATCTTATATGCATCGCAGGCTCCATCTATATCGTCGGAGAAGCGATGAAGGTACTTGGTATAGACGAAATATAAACACATAACGAGTAACGAGTAATACGTAAAAAAGCCACCTCCTTACGTATTACGCATTATTCTTCATTTTGTAAAGGAGATTTTTATGCTTGAAACAGTTCTTAAACGGCTCCGTGCAAGGAGCCGTGGATGTTTAATTTTTCTCACTTCGTGGGTGGGCATGGCAGTTGCAAATCCTGCCTTTGCACAATCGGAATCTCTCCCACCCTTACCCACCGCGTGGTGGATTGTTCCAATTGGTTCACTGATCGCTTTGGGATTCGCATTTGTCTTCTATAAATCAGTCATGCGGCAGAGCGAAGGCACAGATGTGATGCGAGAAATCGCCCAAGCTGTGCGCGAAGGGGCGATGGCTTATCTGAGACAGCAGTATAAAGTGGTGGGGATTGTCTTCGCTGTACTATGTGTTATCTTTGTCATTATGGCTTTCGGACTGAATGCCCAAAACAAGGTAGTGCCCTTTGCGTTTTTGACGGGCGGATTTTTCTCAGGGCTTTGTGGCTTTCTCGGTATGAAGACCGCAACGAACGCGTCGGCTCGCACGACAAGTGCCGCGATGGAGGGACTTAACTCGGGCTTGCGGATTTCTTTCCGCGCTGGCGCAGTGATGGGGTTGGTGGTCGTCGGCTTCGCGCTATTGGACATCGCTGGTTGGTTCCTAATTCTCTATTATCTGTTTCCAAAGATTTTTCCGGGGTTCTTAGAGGCAAATCCGCTGCCTCAGATCACCGTAATCATGCTGAGTTTCGGTATGGGTGCCTCGACCCAGGCGCTCTTTGCACGTGTCGGCGGTGGTATCTACACCAAAGCCGCTGATGTCGGTGCAGATCTCGTAGGTAAGGTGGAGGCCGGCATCCCTGAAGATGACCCGCGTAACCCCGCTGTGATTGCAGATAACGTTGGTGATAATGTAGGGGACGTAGCAGGAATGGGGGCAGACCTGTACGAATCTTATGCGGGATCAATCCTCGCCACCGCTGCGCTCGGCGTTGCGGCGATTGCGGCGAAAGATTATAATAACATTGCACTTCAGTTGAAGTATCTTTCCGCACCGATGATTATTGCGGGGATCGGTGTGATCCTCTCGATTCTAGGGATTTACATGGTTCGCACGAAAGAGGGTGCCACGATGCGGCAGCTGATGGGTTCGCTCAACCTCGGCATCAATGGCAGCGCAATCGGCATCGCTATCTGCGCGATTCCGGTGTTGTGGATTCTTGATCTCCCTAACAAATGGCAGATTTGGGGTGCTATTATAGCAGGCTTGGCCGCCGGTCTGATTATCGGCAAGGTGACAGAGATCTTTACCTCTCACGATTATAAACCCACACGCGCCATCGCCAAGCAAGCGGAGACGGGCCCCGCAACGGTTATTATCGAAGGGATTGCTGTGGGAATGGAATCGACTGCCATCCCTGTGCTAACAGTTATCGCTGCCGTCGCTGTCAGCTTCTACCTACCGGGTGGAGCTAGCGACACATTGATGGGACTCTACGGCGTCGGTATCGCCGCAGTGGGTATGCTTGCAACACTCGGTATCACGCTGGCAACCGACGCGTATGGACCAATCGCAGACAACGCAGGTGGTAACGCCGAAATGTCTGAACTCGATCCAAGTGTCCGTCAGCGCACAGATCAACTCGATGCACTTGGAAATACGACCGCAGCCACCGGGAAAGGCTTTGCCATTGGATCGGCGGCATTGACCGCTCTCGCTCTCCTCGCCGCTTATCTTGAGGAGGTTCGATATGGGCTTATTCATATGGCGGAAAAGACGCAACTGGACATTCCCGGTGAAGGGATGGTTGATACCGTCAAGGTCAGCATCGCCCAATTCATGTCCTATTACAATGTAACCCTGATGAACCCGAAAGTGTTGATCGGTCTGTTTATCGGTGCGGTCATGGCGTTTTACTTCTGTGCTTTAACGATGAAAGCGGTGGGACGTGCTGCCGGTGCGATGGTGCAGGAAGTGCGTCGTCAATTCCGTGAACGCCCCGGCATCATGAAGCGCGAAGAAAAACCGGACTACGCCCGATGCGTCGAAATCTCGACCGTAGGAGCGCAAAGAGAGATGATTTTTCCATCGCTGATCGCTATTATCGTTCCGGTAATCGTCGGCTTGGTCTTCAACGTTGCAGGCGTCCTCGGTTTGCTTGCCGGCGGTTTGGCAACCGGATTCGTGCTTGCAGTGATGATGGCGAATGCCGGTGGCGCGTGGGATAACGCGAAGAAATATATTGAGGGCGGGGAATACGGCGGTAAAGGTTCTGACAACCACAATGCAACCGTTGTCGGTGATACTGTCGGTGACCCGTTCAAGGATACATCAGGTCCGTCGCTTAACATCCTCATCAAACTCATGTCGATGGTGTCGGTGGTATTCGCAGGATTAATTGCGAAATACGGCGATGTAATCGGCGGTTTGTTGGGGATGGGATAAGCAAGGATGAAAGTCAGAAAGTGGGCAGGTGTAAAAGTGTGAATGAAGTCTGATTCACTTCCGTTTTCATAACTACACACTTTTTCTCTTTGATTTAGGGATGAACCGCTAACTTTCAGAGGTTCAAAAAAATGTTTAAGAAAATCTTAATTGCAAATCGTGGCGAAATTGCGCTTAGGGTTATCCGTGCCTGTCGGGACATGGGTATCAAGACCGTTGCTGTCTATTCGACCGCCGATAAGGATTCGCTGCATGTTCAGCATGCGGACGAAGCCTACTGTATTGGTCCGCCCGCTTCAACGGAAAGCTATCTCAGACCCCCAAACATCATTACCGTCGCTGAGCTAACGGATGCGGACGCCATCCATCCCGGTGCAGGGTTTCTATCCGAGGACGCACAATTCGCCGAAATCTGTGAAGCCCATGAGGTCACTTTCATCGGTCCGACAGCAGAAAACTTGAGAACTATGGGCGACAAGGCGGAAGCACGGGAAACAATGTCGAAGGCAGGACTCAAGTTGGTGCCGGGAAGCGGCAGCGTCCGTCGGAGGCTTCGGCGGAACGTCAGAAAAGGCTTGGTTGAGAATGCTGAAGAAGCGGTCGAAATCGCAGACAAGATTGGCTATCCGGTAGGTATCAAAGCAGTCGCTGGCGGCGGTGGGCGTGGCATCCGAATCGCACATGACGGCACCAGTCTGATGGACCTTTTCCACACGGTCAAGGCAGAAGCGCAGTCCGCGTTTGGCAGCACCGAAGTTTACGTGGAAAAGTGGATTGAGAATGCTCGCCACATCGAAGTCCAGATTTTGGGGGATAATCACGGGGATGTCATCCATCTCGGTGAACGGGAATGTTCCATCCAGCGCAAGCATCAAAAACTGGTTGAAGAAGCCCCCGCTTCTTCCCTATCGTCGAAGACACGACATGACATCTGTAAGGCCGCCGCTAAAGCCGCGAAATCGATTGGCTATAACAATGCTGGTACGATTGAGTTCGTGGTAGATGCTGATGAAGAATTCTACTTCTTGGAGATGAACACGCGCATCCAAGTTGAGCATACGGTGACAGAGATGACCACAGGAATGGATCTGCTCAAGGAGCAGATCCGGCTGGCGTGGGGCGAAGAGCTCGGATACAGTCAATCGGACATTGAGGTGAACGGACATGCCATCGAGTGCCGGATTAATGCGGAAGACCCGGATAACGATCTTACTCCTTCCCCAGGGAAAGTTGAAGCATATCTGCCACCGGGGGGAATCGGCATCCGTGTGGATGGCTACCTCTATCCCGGCTACACTGTGCCGCCCTACTACGATTCCCTAGTTGCGAAACTGATTGCCCACGGTAGAGATCGGGAGGAAGCGGTTGCGCGCATGAGGCGGGCTTTGGATGAGTTTACCATTGAAGGCGTCAAGACAGTCATCCCACTCCACCGAAAAATCATGGACGACGAACGCTTTCTGAACGCAGAGATCTTTACCAACTTTTTGGAGTCGGGGTTCAGTTTGTAAAACCCGTGGGGCATGTTAAGAAATCATGCCACAGAAACCGAGTTTTTGTCCGAGCCCCACAGGTCAGGCGCCAATGAACTATAGTGGATTCAACAATTAACGATACATATTATGGTGAAGTCTATAGTGAATTCTGAAAACAAATAGACGTTAAAAGTAGTAGGCACGCGCCGCGTGCCGTGCATCCGCGAGCAAGGTTGCTGACCTCGCTTATTCACAGTGTCTAATTAATTCTAACATCTACTATAATTACGTTTCACGCATCACGTTTCAGGTACTTAACATTTTACATCCGCTTACCTCAAACCGTAGTGCTATCATCCCACCCCGTTATGAGTATAACCCATGCCCACTTCTATTGACGTTGTTTTCACACCAGATCTCCTCCCCTTTTCCGACCTCAACGGCAAAACGGTTGTCGTCGCCGATATTTTACGTGCGACAACTACCATCACCTTTGCTGTGGCAAACGGCGCAACAGCCATCACGCCTGTTCTAACCCCTGAAGATGCCTTTCGTCTTGCTGCGGATCTACCGAACACACTGATCGGCGGCGAGCGCGGCGGAATGAAAGTTGAGGGGTTCGATCTTGGAAATTCACCGCGTGAATATACCCAAGCGGTTGTCTCAAACCGGCAAATCGTCCTGACAACGACGAACGGAACACGTACCCTACAAGCCTGCCGCGCCGCTGAGCGGGTTCTTGTCGGATCTTTCTTCAATCTCAGCGCAATTGTGGACCAGTTGGCGCAAGTGGAAGGGGAACTTGTCTTGGCATGTTCCGGCAGAGAGGGTGGTTTCTGCATGGAAGATACTGTTTTTGCGGGTGCATGTGTGGCAGCATTGGAGAAAATTCAACTGACTGACGCTGCTGAAACAGCAAAGATCCTCTATCAGACACATCGCGAAGATTTGTTTGGGATGCTGCGAAATTGCTATCATGGTCAAAGACTCGCTAGCATTGGACTAGGAGAGGATCTCGAGTTTTGCGCCCAAATCGATCTCGTTGACATTGTCCCTCATCTGATTGACGGACGGATTATTGTGTAACTTTAGGGGAGAAAGGGACAAGCCATTAGCTTATCTTCGGGAGGACATACAGGGATGAAAAAGGATTGGTGGACTAAAGAATTTCAGAAGCTAGTTACCATTGGAGAGAGCACAA harbors:
- a CDS encoding bifunctional folylpolyglutamate synthase/dihydrofolate synthase: MDYEAALAYIDTFINSEKSPDFSRQARFYNLERISRLLAHLGDPHRRLKVVHVAGSKGKGSTAALIASILTHAGYKTGLFTQPHLITPRERCRINSRLISESEFAKYVDRLKPSIEAMAIPPFPPVDGGEEGGGRVSFFEIYTALAFIYFADNAVDFAVIEVGLGGRLDATNVVDPLVSVITPISLEHTAILGDTHEAIAKEKAEIIKLNRPVVLAPQVPEAQAVFETVAADRDASMDEVGRDIHLKRKDWNINGQTFDLTTQSVCYPDLFLPLLGEHQAINAATAIACIECMRQEGYKVPQTSIYGGLKEVYWAGRMQVVGQSPVILLDGAHSPTSAEALCTAIREVFCYRRLILVVGLMRDKDLQAIGQILCPFADEIITTQAFDNSRVTPAEEITRAWSEIGANFHVCPNVREAIPLAQSIATASDLICIAGSIYIVGEAMKVLGIDEI
- a CDS encoding sodium-translocating pyrophosphatase, which gives rise to MAVANPAFAQSESLPPLPTAWWIVPIGSLIALGFAFVFYKSVMRQSEGTDVMREIAQAVREGAMAYLRQQYKVVGIVFAVLCVIFVIMAFGLNAQNKVVPFAFLTGGFFSGLCGFLGMKTATNASARTTSAAMEGLNSGLRISFRAGAVMGLVVVGFALLDIAGWFLILYYLFPKIFPGFLEANPLPQITVIMLSFGMGASTQALFARVGGGIYTKAADVGADLVGKVEAGIPEDDPRNPAVIADNVGDNVGDVAGMGADLYESYAGSILATAALGVAAIAAKDYNNIALQLKYLSAPMIIAGIGVILSILGIYMVRTKEGATMRQLMGSLNLGINGSAIGIAICAIPVLWILDLPNKWQIWGAIIAGLAAGLIIGKVTEIFTSHDYKPTRAIAKQAETGPATVIIEGIAVGMESTAIPVLTVIAAVAVSFYLPGGASDTLMGLYGVGIAAVGMLATLGITLATDAYGPIADNAGGNAEMSELDPSVRQRTDQLDALGNTTAATGKGFAIGSAALTALALLAAYLEEVRYGLIHMAEKTQLDIPGEGMVDTVKVSIAQFMSYYNVTLMNPKVLIGLFIGAVMAFYFCALTMKAVGRAAGAMVQEVRRQFRERPGIMKREEKPDYARCVEISTVGAQREMIFPSLIAIIVPVIVGLVFNVAGVLGLLAGGLATGFVLAVMMANAGGAWDNAKKYIEGGEYGGKGSDNHNATVVGDTVGDPFKDTSGPSLNILIKLMSMVSVVFAGLIAKYGDVIGGLLGMG
- the accC gene encoding acetyl-CoA carboxylase biotin carboxylase subunit, whose product is MFKKILIANRGEIALRVIRACRDMGIKTVAVYSTADKDSLHVQHADEAYCIGPPASTESYLRPPNIITVAELTDADAIHPGAGFLSEDAQFAEICEAHEVTFIGPTAENLRTMGDKAEARETMSKAGLKLVPGSGSVRRRLRRNVRKGLVENAEEAVEIADKIGYPVGIKAVAGGGGRGIRIAHDGTSLMDLFHTVKAEAQSAFGSTEVYVEKWIENARHIEVQILGDNHGDVIHLGERECSIQRKHQKLVEEAPASSLSSKTRHDICKAAAKAAKSIGYNNAGTIEFVVDADEEFYFLEMNTRIQVEHTVTEMTTGMDLLKEQIRLAWGEELGYSQSDIEVNGHAIECRINAEDPDNDLTPSPGKVEAYLPPGGIGIRVDGYLYPGYTVPPYYDSLVAKLIAHGRDREEAVARMRRALDEFTIEGVKTVIPLHRKIMDDERFLNAEIFTNFLESGFSL
- a CDS encoding 2-phosphosulfolactate phosphatase, with translation MPTSIDVVFTPDLLPFSDLNGKTVVVADILRATTTITFAVANGATAITPVLTPEDAFRLAADLPNTLIGGERGGMKVEGFDLGNSPREYTQAVVSNRQIVLTTTNGTRTLQACRAAERVLVGSFFNLSAIVDQLAQVEGELVLACSGREGGFCMEDTVFAGACVAALEKIQLTDAAETAKILYQTHREDLFGMLRNCYHGQRLASIGLGEDLEFCAQIDLVDIVPHLIDGRIIV